A single window of Montipora capricornis isolate CH-2021 chromosome 14, ASM3666992v2, whole genome shotgun sequence DNA harbors:
- the LOC138033669 gene encoding transcription factor 7-like 2 isoform X1 produces MPQLPNNSTEDLGADDEVKEYNQEDGEDTENGAHLDLVNDIKSDLIKKETENSEDSKPSSASSAPIAQLLSFPDRYNEHLNSGSHSGYPSRGPAHVQQDDIKHSLHRGHGPRPAGIFHPAHHHPYAPAPQYQYMYPGVKPDRRFHFEPPIWQPHSSIIGQPSSQYPPSYPSQVGPTSAGIQRLSHPTLTADPRGPVCCPPPPPNQTVISRAPATCGAASLLTSQSIPAMVDHPGMDLAVSGHMKGHIKKPLNAFMLYMKDMRSKVVSECTLKESAAINQILGKRWHALDRQEQAKYYEMARKERALHMQLYPGWSARDNYAQQGKKKKRKRDKSQAEITNPKKCRARYGLDRQHEWCKPCRRKKKCVRFLAGGSEQDISPSDNTGNLESENIDANIDGSPSMITTTGSTTPTS; encoded by the exons ATGCCTCAACTACCCAACAATTCCACGGAGGATCTCGGAGCCGATGACGAGGTGAAGGAATATAATCAAGAAGACGGTGAAGATACGGAGAACGGTGCACATTTAGACCTCGTGAACGATATTAAGTCCGACTTGATCAAAAAAGAGACCGAAAATTCAGAG GATTCAAAACCTTCTTCTGCAAGCTCAGCTCCAATCGCTCAACTGCTGTCATTCCCAGATCGATATAATGAACATTTGAATTCAGGGTCGCATTCGGGTTACCCAAGCAGGGGCCCTGCTCATGTGCAACAAGATGATATAAAACATAGTTTACACAGAGGTCATGGGCCAAGACCTGCGGGAATCTTTCATCCAGCTCATCATCATCCTTATGCCCCTGCTCCTCAGTACCAATACATGTACCCTGGTGTTAAACCTGATAGAAGATTCCACTTCGAGCCACCGATTTG GCAACCTCATTCGTCAATCATTGGGCAGCCATCATCGCAGTATCCTCCAAGTTATCCAAGCCAAGTTGGACCTACGTCAGCTGGCATCCAGAGACTTAGTCATCCAACATTAACAGCTGATCCACGTGGGCCTGTTTGTTGCCCTCCCCCACCACCCAATCAAACAGTAATTAGCCGGGCTCCTGCAACATGTGGGGCAGCAAG CTTGTTAACATCGCAGAGCATTCCAGCCATGGTTGATCACCCAGGAATGGATCTGGCAGTAAGTGGGCATATGAAAGGCCACATCAAGAAGCCACTTAACGCCTTTATGTTGTATATGAAAGACATGCGATCGAAAGTTGTGTCAGAGTGTACTTTGAAAGAAAGTGCTGCAATCAACCAGATACTTGGAAAAAGG TGGCATGCCCTTGACCGACAAGAACAAGCCAAATACTATGAAATGGCTCGGAAGGAACGGGCTCTTCACATGCAACTCTACCCTGGCTGGAGTGCAAGGGATAATTACGCACAAcaaggcaaaaagaaaaagagaaagagagatAAATCACAAG CAGAGATAACAAATCCAAAGAAGTGTCGAGCAAGATATGGTCTTGATAGGCAACACGAATGGTGTAAGCCTTGTAG GCGGAAAAAGAAGTGTGTTAGATTTTTAGCTGGTGGATCAGAACAGGACATATCTCCATCCGATAACACAGGGAATTTAGAGAGCGAGAACATTGATGCCAACATTGATGGTAGTCCTTCAATGATTACGACAACAGGCTCTACCACTCCCACTTCATAG
- the LOC138033669 gene encoding transcription factor 7-like 2 isoform X2 gives MPQLPNNSTEDLGADDEVKEYNQEDGEDTENGAHLDLVNDIKSDLIKKETENSEDSKPSSASSAPIAQLLSFPDRYNEHLNSGSHSGYPSRGPAHVQQDDIKHSLHRGHGPRPAGIFHPAHHHPYAPAPQYQYMYPGVKPDRRFHFEPPIWQPHSSIIGQPSSQYPPSYPSQVGPTSAGIQRLSHPTLTADPRGPVCCPPPPPNQTVISRAPATCGAASLLTSQSIPAMVDHPGMDLAVSGHMKGHIKKPLNAFMLYMKDMRSKVVSECTLKESAAINQILGKRWHALDRQEQAKYYEMARKERALHMQLYPGWSARDNYAQQGKKKKRKRDKSQEITNPKKCRARYGLDRQHEWCKPCRRKKKCVRFLAGGSEQDISPSDNTGNLESENIDANIDGSPSMITTTGSTTPTS, from the exons ATGCCTCAACTACCCAACAATTCCACGGAGGATCTCGGAGCCGATGACGAGGTGAAGGAATATAATCAAGAAGACGGTGAAGATACGGAGAACGGTGCACATTTAGACCTCGTGAACGATATTAAGTCCGACTTGATCAAAAAAGAGACCGAAAATTCAGAG GATTCAAAACCTTCTTCTGCAAGCTCAGCTCCAATCGCTCAACTGCTGTCATTCCCAGATCGATATAATGAACATTTGAATTCAGGGTCGCATTCGGGTTACCCAAGCAGGGGCCCTGCTCATGTGCAACAAGATGATATAAAACATAGTTTACACAGAGGTCATGGGCCAAGACCTGCGGGAATCTTTCATCCAGCTCATCATCATCCTTATGCCCCTGCTCCTCAGTACCAATACATGTACCCTGGTGTTAAACCTGATAGAAGATTCCACTTCGAGCCACCGATTTG GCAACCTCATTCGTCAATCATTGGGCAGCCATCATCGCAGTATCCTCCAAGTTATCCAAGCCAAGTTGGACCTACGTCAGCTGGCATCCAGAGACTTAGTCATCCAACATTAACAGCTGATCCACGTGGGCCTGTTTGTTGCCCTCCCCCACCACCCAATCAAACAGTAATTAGCCGGGCTCCTGCAACATGTGGGGCAGCAAG CTTGTTAACATCGCAGAGCATTCCAGCCATGGTTGATCACCCAGGAATGGATCTGGCAGTAAGTGGGCATATGAAAGGCCACATCAAGAAGCCACTTAACGCCTTTATGTTGTATATGAAAGACATGCGATCGAAAGTTGTGTCAGAGTGTACTTTGAAAGAAAGTGCTGCAATCAACCAGATACTTGGAAAAAGG TGGCATGCCCTTGACCGACAAGAACAAGCCAAATACTATGAAATGGCTCGGAAGGAACGGGCTCTTCACATGCAACTCTACCCTGGCTGGAGTGCAAGGGATAATTACGCACAAcaaggcaaaaagaaaaagagaaagagagatAAATCACAAG AGATAACAAATCCAAAGAAGTGTCGAGCAAGATATGGTCTTGATAGGCAACACGAATGGTGTAAGCCTTGTAG GCGGAAAAAGAAGTGTGTTAGATTTTTAGCTGGTGGATCAGAACAGGACATATCTCCATCCGATAACACAGGGAATTTAGAGAGCGAGAACATTGATGCCAACATTGATGGTAGTCCTTCAATGATTACGACAACAGGCTCTACCACTCCCACTTCATAG
- the LOC138033669 gene encoding transcription factor 7-like 2 isoform X3, protein MPQLPNNSTEDLGADDEVKEYNQEDGEDTENGAHLDLVNDIKSDLIKKETENSEDSKPSSASSAPIAQLLSFPDRYNEHLNSGSHSGYPSRGPAHVQQDDIKHSLHRGHGPRPAGIFHPAHHHPYAPAPQYQYMYPGVKPDRRFHFEPPIWQPHSSIIGQPSSQYPPSYPSQVGPTSAGIQRLSHPTLTADPRGPVCCPPPPPNQTVISRAPATCGAASLLTSQSIPAMVDHPGMDLAWHALDRQEQAKYYEMARKERALHMQLYPGWSARDNYAQQGKKKKRKRDKSQAEITNPKKCRARYGLDRQHEWCKPCRRKKKCVRFLAGGSEQDISPSDNTGNLESENIDANIDGSPSMITTTGSTTPTS, encoded by the exons ATGCCTCAACTACCCAACAATTCCACGGAGGATCTCGGAGCCGATGACGAGGTGAAGGAATATAATCAAGAAGACGGTGAAGATACGGAGAACGGTGCACATTTAGACCTCGTGAACGATATTAAGTCCGACTTGATCAAAAAAGAGACCGAAAATTCAGAG GATTCAAAACCTTCTTCTGCAAGCTCAGCTCCAATCGCTCAACTGCTGTCATTCCCAGATCGATATAATGAACATTTGAATTCAGGGTCGCATTCGGGTTACCCAAGCAGGGGCCCTGCTCATGTGCAACAAGATGATATAAAACATAGTTTACACAGAGGTCATGGGCCAAGACCTGCGGGAATCTTTCATCCAGCTCATCATCATCCTTATGCCCCTGCTCCTCAGTACCAATACATGTACCCTGGTGTTAAACCTGATAGAAGATTCCACTTCGAGCCACCGATTTG GCAACCTCATTCGTCAATCATTGGGCAGCCATCATCGCAGTATCCTCCAAGTTATCCAAGCCAAGTTGGACCTACGTCAGCTGGCATCCAGAGACTTAGTCATCCAACATTAACAGCTGATCCACGTGGGCCTGTTTGTTGCCCTCCCCCACCACCCAATCAAACAGTAATTAGCCGGGCTCCTGCAACATGTGGGGCAGCAAG CTTGTTAACATCGCAGAGCATTCCAGCCATGGTTGATCACCCAGGAATGGATCTGGCA TGGCATGCCCTTGACCGACAAGAACAAGCCAAATACTATGAAATGGCTCGGAAGGAACGGGCTCTTCACATGCAACTCTACCCTGGCTGGAGTGCAAGGGATAATTACGCACAAcaaggcaaaaagaaaaagagaaagagagatAAATCACAAG CAGAGATAACAAATCCAAAGAAGTGTCGAGCAAGATATGGTCTTGATAGGCAACACGAATGGTGTAAGCCTTGTAG GCGGAAAAAGAAGTGTGTTAGATTTTTAGCTGGTGGATCAGAACAGGACATATCTCCATCCGATAACACAGGGAATTTAGAGAGCGAGAACATTGATGCCAACATTGATGGTAGTCCTTCAATGATTACGACAACAGGCTCTACCACTCCCACTTCATAG
- the LOC138033676 gene encoding cysteine-rich protein 1-like — MPKCPNCNKEVYFAERVTSMGKDWHRPCLRCEKCKKTLSAGSHSEHGGKPYCNNPCYSALFGAGGYGRGGTESHKY; from the exons ATGCCCAAGTGTCCAAACTGCAATAAAGAGGTGTATTTTG CCGAGAGAGTGACTTCTATGGGTAAAGATTGGCACAGGCCGTGCTTGAGGTGTGAGAAGTGCAAGAAGACGCTTTCAGCAGGCAGTCATTCTGAG caCGGTGGCAAACCGTATTGTAACAATCCGTGCTACTCAGCGCTTTTTGGAGCTGGAGGTTACGGGCGTGGAGGGACGGAATCCCACAAGTACTGA